Proteins from a single region of Flavobacterium sp. K5-23:
- a CDS encoding zinc metalloprotease, with the protein MKKIILSAVALMMLFSCQNEQTESTDLSTSAIAHRGCASQEVLEAQLVADPTLAIRMNQIEAFTQKAMLTGRLVNGKVEIPVVVNVLYKTSAENISDAQIQSQIDVLNDDFNGANSDYNNVPALFSGDKANVGITFVLETVNRKSTKKSSWGTRDTMKNGKRGGIDATSPDTKLNMWVCTIGGGILGYAQFPGGKSSTDGVAIDSKYFGLSGSANAPYNLGRTATHEVGHWMNLRHIWGDSTCGSDLVSDTPTHNTANYGVPAYPHYSTCTGTPVEMTMNYMDYTDDPGMYMFTNGQKSRMDALFVSGGARSGFGI; encoded by the coding sequence ATGAAAAAAATTATTTTATCCGCCGTAGCATTAATGATGCTATTTTCTTGTCAAAACGAACAGACAGAATCTACAGATTTATCAACAAGTGCAATTGCACACCGTGGATGTGCTTCACAAGAAGTACTGGAAGCGCAATTAGTAGCTGACCCAACATTGGCTATTAGAATGAACCAAATTGAAGCTTTCACACAAAAAGCGATGTTAACAGGTCGTTTAGTTAACGGTAAAGTTGAAATCCCAGTAGTAGTGAATGTATTGTACAAAACATCTGCAGAAAACATTTCAGATGCTCAAATTCAATCACAAATTGATGTCTTAAACGACGATTTTAATGGTGCTAACTCTGATTACAATAATGTTCCCGCATTATTCTCTGGAGATAAAGCAAATGTTGGAATCACTTTTGTTTTAGAAACAGTTAATAGAAAATCAACTAAAAAATCTTCTTGGGGAACCAGAGATACTATGAAAAATGGTAAAAGAGGTGGTATTGATGCAACTTCACCAGACACAAAATTGAATATGTGGGTTTGTACAATTGGAGGAGGAATCCTAGGTTACGCACAATTTCCTGGAGGAAAAAGTTCAACAGATGGTGTTGCAATTGACTCTAAATACTTTGGTTTATCAGGATCAGCAAATGCTCCTTACAATTTAGGAAGAACTGCTACTCACGAAGTAGGTCACTGGATGAACTTACGTCACATCTGGGGAGATTCAACTTGTGGAAGTGATTTAGTTTCTGACACTCCTACTCACAATACTGCAAACTATGGTGTTCCTGCATACCCTCATTATAGCACTTGTACTGGTACACCAGTAGAAATGACTATGAATTATATGGATTATACTGATGATCCAGGTATGTATATGTTTACAAATGGTCAAAAATCAAGAATGGATGCTTTATTTGTTTCAGGTGGAGCTAGATCAGGTTTCGGAATCTAA
- a CDS encoding zinc metalloprotease has product MKKILLSAMAVMFLFSCQNDQADSTDLATSAVAHRGCASTEVLAAQMAADPTLAIRMNQIEAFTQKSMLTNRLVNGKIEIPVVVNVLYRTAAENISDAQIQSQIDVLNEDFNATNSDYNSVPALFSGVKANIGITFVLQNIVRKSTKTTSWSTNDAMKSSRKGIAPTSPTTVLNMWSCNMGGGILGYAQFPGGSAATDGVVMDNNAFGRTGTVSGVYNLGRTATHEVGHWMNLRHIWGDATCGSDLVSDTPTHDTANYGVPAYPHYSTCTGTPVEMTMNYMDYTDDRGMFMFTSGQKSRMDALFVSGGARSGFGI; this is encoded by the coding sequence ATGAAAAAAATTCTTTTATCCGCAATGGCAGTTATGTTCCTTTTCTCTTGCCAAAATGACCAAGCTGATTCTACTGATTTAGCAACATCTGCAGTTGCACATCGTGGTTGTGCTTCAACTGAAGTACTTGCTGCTCAAATGGCTGCTGACCCAACATTAGCAATTAGAATGAACCAAATCGAAGCGTTTACTCAAAAATCTATGTTGACTAACCGTTTGGTGAATGGTAAAATTGAAATCCCTGTTGTGGTTAATGTATTATACAGAACTGCTGCTGAGAACATTTCGGATGCTCAAATACAATCTCAAATTGATGTATTGAACGAAGATTTCAATGCAACTAACTCTGATTACAATAGCGTACCAGCTTTGTTTTCTGGTGTTAAAGCTAATATTGGAATCACTTTCGTATTACAGAATATTGTAAGAAAGTCAACAAAAACAACTTCATGGTCAACTAACGATGCTATGAAATCTTCAAGAAAAGGAATCGCTCCTACATCTCCAACTACAGTATTGAATATGTGGTCTTGTAATATGGGTGGTGGTATCCTTGGATATGCTCAATTTCCTGGTGGATCTGCTGCTACTGATGGTGTCGTTATGGACAACAATGCATTTGGACGTACTGGAACAGTTTCTGGTGTTTACAACTTAGGAAGAACTGCAACTCACGAAGTAGGTCACTGGATGAACTTACGTCACATTTGGGGTGATGCAACTTGTGGAAGTGATTTAGTTTCTGACACTCCTACTCACGATACTGCTAACTACGGTGTTCCTGCTTATCCTCACTACAGTACTTGTACAGGTACTCCAGTTGAAATGACTATGAACTATATGGATTACACTGATGACAGAGGTATGTTCATGTTTACTTCAGGTCAAAAATCAAGAATGGATGCTTTATTTGTTTCAGGTGGAGCTAGATCAGGATTTGGTATCTAA
- a CDS encoding AI-2E family transporter, with translation MITSKVISKGILRAIGTIILVCLVLFFIYKIKIVILYLCISLIPCLIANPLLQFLKTKLKFKNTFATITTLFTFILLLIGFTLLFVPLIISQAENLSLLDTNVLKNQLEVLESNLEVYLKLYNIDLVGIIQNFNLSSNLDFNLFTNFINTVLDLLAGFGLGLVSVFFITYFFLKEQINFKENIKKILPDNNEEKILNSIEKINYLLTRYFIGLLVQLSVVFILYYIVLVIFGGENAFIIAFLCALLNIIPYIGPIIGTVLAGILTMISTIGMDFKTEMLPSTIYVVFGFLVVQAIDNNISQPIIFSKSVKSHPLEIFLIILISGITFGIFGMVIAVPLFTIIKVIAKEFLPNNKIVSILTKKL, from the coding sequence ATGATTACATCAAAGGTTATATCTAAAGGGATTTTAAGAGCAATTGGAACAATTATATTAGTGTGCCTAGTACTCTTTTTTATATATAAAATTAAAATAGTCATCCTTTATTTATGTATCTCATTAATACCCTGCCTAATAGCTAATCCGTTATTACAATTTTTAAAAACAAAATTAAAATTCAAAAATACATTTGCAACCATAACTACGTTGTTTACCTTTATTTTATTATTAATTGGTTTTACCCTTCTTTTTGTTCCTCTTATCATTTCTCAGGCAGAAAATTTATCCCTTTTAGACACTAATGTCCTTAAAAATCAACTTGAGGTATTAGAGTCTAATTTAGAAGTCTATTTAAAATTATATAATATTGATTTAGTAGGAATCATTCAAAATTTTAATCTATCGTCCAACTTAGATTTTAATTTATTCACTAATTTCATCAATACTGTTTTGGATTTATTAGCCGGTTTTGGATTGGGATTAGTTTCTGTTTTTTTTATTACGTACTTCTTTTTAAAAGAACAAATTAATTTTAAAGAGAATATTAAAAAAATCCTTCCTGATAATAATGAAGAAAAAATCTTAAACTCTATCGAGAAAATAAATTATTTACTTACACGATATTTTATTGGATTATTAGTTCAGTTGTCAGTTGTTTTTATACTGTATTATATTGTTTTAGTGATCTTTGGAGGAGAAAATGCATTTATAATTGCTTTTTTGTGTGCCTTGTTAAATATTATACCCTATATAGGTCCTATTATTGGAACTGTTCTTGCAGGAATTCTCACAATGATTAGCACTATAGGAATGGATTTTAAAACTGAAATGCTACCATCTACAATATATGTAGTATTTGGTTTCTTAGTAGTTCAGGCAATTGACAATAATATTAGTCAACCAATCATTTTTTCAAAAAGCGTAAAATCACATCCTTTAGAAATATTTCTGATTATTTTGATAAGCGGAATTACTTTTGGTATTTTTGGAATGGTAATAGCCGTCCCTCTTTTTACTATTATTAAAGTTATTGCCAAAGAGTTTTTACCTAACAACAAAATTGTTTCTATTTTAACCAAAAAATTATAG